Proteins encoded in a region of the Mucilaginibacter sabulilitoris genome:
- a CDS encoding RagB/SusD family nutrient uptake outer membrane protein, which produces MMKKIIILSIALFSISAISCNKFLDEKPASFYTPENYYKSYQQAQNAVNGIYAFTRDFYAAVGLYEEDAMLMLENPTGQAKSDINQSNNNANLRNLAMQTTDLYFNVWWRSSYKGINAANLAIQNIPLISSSIVTDVQKNQLLGQAKFLRAWFYFNLVREFGDVPLVTEPTTSATGLQIPRTATKDVYEKLIVPDLLAAEKSGLPFSDNTGKVAIGAVKSLLAKVYETMAGFPLQQKDKLPLAKQEALDVINSGKYTLYQNYDQFRDAANDNKMENIFMVQFAPAIAGNPMFSFTLPSFSFISNGQQEIGTLLPEDTFFASYSASDKRKQEKQFFFSHAPNFSTGVDVQFKNGQHIYKFWDDVAQASGQYSGKCFPIIRLSDIMLLYAEAQNEADGTADANSYSYINAIRARANLAPLTGLSQDQFRQAVWRERNHELCFENITWFDMVRTRMVYDTKNDAFVPMVGYTFPGNNTAKFQAKHYLFPIPQAEIDANPKLTQNLGY; this is translated from the coding sequence ATGATGAAAAAAATAATAATATTATCAATTGCGCTTTTCAGCATATCTGCAATTTCATGCAACAAATTTTTGGATGAAAAGCCCGCAAGTTTTTATACTCCGGAAAATTATTACAAAAGCTACCAGCAGGCACAAAACGCTGTAAATGGTATCTATGCTTTTACGCGTGATTTCTATGCAGCTGTGGGCCTTTATGAAGAAGATGCCATGCTTATGCTGGAAAATCCAACCGGTCAGGCGAAAAGTGATATCAATCAATCTAATAACAATGCCAACTTGCGGAACCTGGCCATGCAAACTACAGATCTTTATTTTAATGTATGGTGGCGCAGTTCCTATAAAGGTATTAACGCGGCAAATCTGGCTATTCAGAATATACCTTTAATTTCATCCTCCATTGTTACCGATGTGCAAAAAAATCAGTTACTGGGACAAGCCAAATTTTTGCGGGCATGGTTCTATTTTAACCTGGTCAGAGAGTTTGGCGATGTTCCTTTAGTTACCGAACCTACCACCAGTGCAACGGGACTTCAGATACCACGCACAGCTACGAAAGACGTTTATGAAAAACTGATTGTGCCTGATTTACTTGCTGCAGAAAAAAGCGGATTACCCTTTTCAGATAATACGGGAAAAGTAGCTATTGGGGCAGTAAAGTCACTTTTAGCAAAGGTTTATGAGACAATGGCAGGTTTCCCTTTGCAGCAAAAGGACAAATTGCCACTGGCTAAACAAGAGGCTTTGGATGTAATTAACTCGGGGAAATATACACTTTACCAGAACTATGATCAGTTCCGCGACGCGGCAAATGATAATAAAATGGAGAACATTTTTATGGTGCAATTTGCGCCTGCAATTGCAGGGAACCCGATGTTTTCCTTTACGCTCCCAAGTTTCAGTTTCATTTCTAACGGACAGCAAGAAATAGGTACACTTTTGCCGGAAGATACTTTTTTTGCATCATATAGCGCATCTGATAAGCGGAAACAGGAAAAGCAGTTCTTTTTTTCTCATGCCCCCAATTTTTCAACAGGGGTGGATGTGCAGTTCAAAAACGGGCAACATATTTACAAGTTTTGGGATGACGTGGCTCAGGCGAGTGGGCAATATTCCGGTAAATGTTTCCCTATAATACGTCTTTCGGATATCATGCTTCTCTATGCTGAAGCTCAAAATGAGGCAGACGGGACTGCAGATGCAAATAGTTATAGTTATATTAATGCGATACGCGCAAGGGCAAATTTGGCGCCTTTGACCGGCTTAAGCCAAGACCAGTTTCGCCAGGCTGTGTGGCGCGAAAGAAACCATGAACTTTGTTTTGAAAACATCACCTGGTTTGACATGGTAAGAACAAGGATGGTATACGATACGAAAAATGATGCTTTTGTTCCCATGGTGGGATATACTTTCCCTGGTAACAACACCGCAAAATTTCAGGCTAAACATTACTTATTCCCGATACCTCAGGCAGAAATAGATGCGAACCCAAAGCTTACCCAGAATCTGGGATATTAG
- a CDS encoding SusC/RagA family TonB-linked outer membrane protein: MKGNLHLNGSGKLWVLICLSLSIFALSVRAQESRTVSGIIIDENKLPLPGVTVMEKGTANATPSNDKGAFSLRVKTNAILVFRSTGYKSQEVAVHTQTVINISMVSENTALKDVVVIGYGTQRKVDVTGSVASVSSAIITERPSPNALGALQGQVPGLSITSNSGRPGDMRVNIRGFNSINASNNPLFVVDGVIGVDYSTINPNDIATIDVLKDASSTAIYGARGSGGVIIITTKRGKDGKAVVNLSLTGGYNVLPREIPLLNSTQYQAMERAAYAFVPGRAYPDFAKLEPLLYNADGTPKYNTDWQKEVYKPSFSQNDNLSISGGNSDLKYNMNYGYQNDQALMLFTYNKKYSARINLDAKVNDWLTTGLNLSGVSSKERIQDDGVGGLTAPREVMEAFPMIPVKLPDGKWGGNFMHLNSEGADNPVNLLTNYYNIHNRINVLANTYFNIRLSDNLEFKTSFSAESYTDENDYASSGSAVQRGLYQNISAGINSEKSLYWQSSSYFTYKKQFNKANNLNVVLGTEWAKKHDQIVGASASNFDSDFYLWNNLGAGIVPNPPTSSAYDWQIHSYFSRVTYSLSDKYLFTATGRYDGSSKFGANHKYAFFPSAAAAWRVSEENFLKDSKTISNLKLRISYGSTGNSEIGQYQSIGALSSNTAIFAGNRAGGEVQGTIPNPNLKWEKTDQADLGVDLGLFNNRINLTADVYNKITNGLLLYAPVPLSSGFDNVLTNIGSVRNRGFELALNTNNIVGAFNWSTTLNFSANRNKILALGLHNEDIFPGPSFLDQTNILRVGQPVGTFYGLTRLGTWGTDEAAQAALVGAKPGDIKDSDTKSILGHAYPNFVSEFINRFSYKNFELVVDIQVSQGNNVLNLGYATSEDRQTLANGYTTVLNAWTPANQNTSIAQVRLNGDGPSLRQDSHYVQDGSFIRGKNISLSYTVPKSLCNALHLKNLRLFTGVQNAFLITKYKTGYDPEVSTYPQPFAYGIEFYAQPKARTFNFGLNATL; this comes from the coding sequence ATGAAAGGAAATCTACATCTCAATGGATCTGGAAAACTTTGGGTTTTAATTTGTTTAAGCCTATCGATTTTCGCCCTCAGCGTAAGAGCCCAGGAATCAAGAACAGTTTCCGGGATTATCATCGACGAAAATAAACTACCCTTGCCCGGCGTAACTGTAATGGAAAAGGGCACGGCAAATGCCACCCCATCTAATGATAAAGGTGCATTTTCATTAAGGGTAAAAACCAACGCTATCCTCGTGTTCCGCAGCACTGGATATAAATCACAAGAGGTGGCTGTACATACACAGACAGTCATCAATATTTCCATGGTGTCTGAAAATACCGCACTGAAAGACGTAGTGGTAATCGGTTATGGAACACAGCGGAAAGTAGACGTAACAGGTTCTGTGGCCTCTGTTAGCAGTGCGATAATTACCGAAAGGCCATCTCCAAATGCACTTGGTGCACTGCAAGGTCAGGTTCCTGGCTTAAGCATTACTTCTAATTCCGGTCGTCCTGGCGATATGCGTGTGAATATAAGGGGATTTAACTCTATCAATGCTTCCAATAACCCACTGTTTGTAGTAGACGGAGTAATTGGCGTAGATTATTCTACCATTAACCCTAACGATATTGCAACCATTGATGTTTTGAAAGATGCTTCTTCAACAGCAATTTATGGAGCAAGAGGTTCGGGTGGTGTAATTATCATTACGACCAAGCGCGGCAAGGACGGGAAGGCTGTAGTAAACTTAAGTCTTACAGGAGGATATAATGTATTGCCAAGAGAGATACCGTTATTGAATTCAACACAATATCAAGCCATGGAAAGGGCAGCTTATGCTTTTGTTCCCGGCAGGGCATATCCGGATTTTGCAAAACTGGAGCCGCTGCTGTACAATGCCGATGGTACTCCTAAATATAATACCGACTGGCAGAAAGAAGTATACAAACCGAGTTTTTCTCAAAATGATAATTTGTCGATCTCCGGGGGTAATTCTGACTTGAAATATAATATGAACTATGGGTATCAGAATGACCAAGCTTTAATGTTATTTACTTATAATAAAAAATATTCAGCAAGAATCAACCTTGATGCAAAAGTTAACGACTGGCTTACTACTGGCTTAAACTTATCAGGTGTTTCATCAAAGGAAAGAATACAAGATGATGGGGTAGGTGGTTTAACAGCCCCACGCGAAGTCATGGAAGCTTTTCCGATGATTCCTGTAAAACTGCCTGATGGTAAATGGGGAGGTAACTTTATGCATTTAAATTCCGAAGGCGCTGATAACCCGGTAAATCTTTTAACCAACTATTATAATATTCATAACAGGATCAATGTTTTAGCGAACACCTATTTCAATATCCGTTTATCGGATAATCTGGAATTCAAGACCAGCTTCTCAGCAGAAAGCTATACCGATGAAAATGACTACGCTTCCAGCGGTTCGGCTGTGCAGCGAGGCCTTTATCAGAATATATCCGCAGGTATAAATTCGGAGAAGTCACTTTACTGGCAGAGTTCGAGCTATTTTACCTACAAAAAGCAATTCAATAAGGCAAATAACTTAAATGTTGTTTTAGGTACGGAGTGGGCAAAAAAGCATGATCAAATAGTTGGTGCTTCCGCGTCAAATTTTGATAGTGATTTTTATTTATGGAATAACCTGGGTGCTGGAATAGTTCCCAATCCGCCCACATCCAGCGCTTATGACTGGCAAATTCACTCTTATTTTTCCCGTGTAACTTATTCCTTGTCAGATAAATATTTGTTCACCGCAACAGGCCGATACGACGGATCTTCCAAGTTTGGTGCAAACCACAAATATGCATTTTTTCCCTCTGCTGCTGCTGCATGGCGGGTATCAGAAGAAAACTTTTTAAAGGATTCTAAAACCATAAGCAATTTGAAATTAAGAATAAGCTATGGCAGCACCGGAAATTCTGAGATTGGACAATACCAGTCTATTGGAGCTTTGTCGTCTAATACAGCGATATTTGCAGGGAACCGCGCTGGCGGTGAAGTACAAGGTACAATTCCTAACCCCAATCTTAAATGGGAAAAGACGGATCAGGCCGACTTGGGTGTAGATTTAGGCTTGTTTAACAACCGTATCAATCTTACAGCAGACGTTTACAACAAGATTACAAATGGTCTGTTATTGTATGCCCCGGTTCCTTTATCATCGGGATTTGATAATGTTTTAACCAATATAGGATCGGTACGCAACAGGGGTTTTGAATTGGCTCTGAACACAAACAATATTGTAGGTGCTTTTAACTGGAGTACTACTTTAAATTTCTCAGCTAATAGAAACAAAATATTAGCATTAGGCTTGCACAATGAGGATATTTTTCCAGGCCCGTCATTTCTTGACCAAACCAATATATTACGGGTTGGACAGCCAGTTGGAACTTTTTACGGACTTACCCGTTTGGGAACCTGGGGTACCGATGAAGCTGCACAGGCTGCATTGGTTGGTGCCAAACCTGGCGATATAAAGGATTCGGATACCAAGTCTATTTTGGGTCATGCTTATCCGAATTTTGTATCAGAATTCATCAATAGATTTTCATATAAAAACTTTGAACTGGTTGTCGATATTCAGGTAAGTCAGGGTAATAATGTATTAAACCTTGGATATGCTACTTCCGAAGACAGACAAACCCTTGCCAACGGTTATACGACTGTTCTGAACGCCTGGACACCTGCAAATCAAAATACCAGCATTGCACAGGTAAGATTAAATGGTGATGGCCCTTCATTACGTCAGGATAGTCACTATGTTCAGGATGGATCTTTCATTCGGGGCAAGAATATTTCACTATCATACACTGTACCGAAAAGCCTTTGCAATGCCTTGCATTTAAAGAATTTGCGCCTGTTTACAGGGGTGCAAAATGCTTTCCTGATTACTAAATATAAAACAGGCTACGATCCTGAAGTATCAACTTACCCACAGCCATTCGCTTATGGGATAGAGTTCTATGCTCAGCCAAAAGCCAGGACATTTAATTTTGGTTTAAATGCCACTTTATAA
- a CDS encoding AraC family transcriptional regulator: protein MKPNLIKIGNDDINSLLIKKIEEHHYSSPFHFHNLCELNYVVDSWGKRMVGDNIDNFSAGDLVLMSPNLPHIWYNDPSVLNNPSENKLAKAVVIYFPYDFLMKTAGDDIVILKTQKLLEKAKRGIRFYGKTQEEVTLKLNRIMEKNGFSKTIEFLEIMNILIESKEFEPLASVGFTHNLNEKDTERMNKVLKYIMQNFAKPISLNEIAEIANMTPPAFSGFFKKRTQKCFSSFLNEIRIGHACKLLQDLEIPISEICYLSGFQNFTNFNKFFKHFTGKIPREYRKHCIDLQS from the coding sequence ATGAAACCTAATCTGATTAAAATTGGGAACGATGACATTAATTCCCTCTTAATTAAGAAAATTGAGGAGCATCACTATAGTTCCCCCTTCCATTTTCACAATTTATGTGAATTAAATTATGTGGTTGATAGCTGGGGAAAAAGGATGGTGGGAGATAATATTGATAATTTCTCAGCGGGTGATCTGGTTTTGATGAGTCCTAATCTTCCTCATATTTGGTATAATGATCCTTCTGTTTTAAACAACCCTTCCGAAAATAAATTGGCAAAAGCGGTTGTTATTTATTTTCCGTACGACTTTTTGATGAAGACTGCGGGTGATGATATCGTGATATTGAAGACCCAAAAGTTACTGGAAAAGGCCAAAAGGGGAATAAGGTTTTACGGAAAAACCCAGGAGGAGGTAACTTTAAAACTGAATCGTATCATGGAGAAAAATGGTTTTTCTAAAACCATCGAGTTTCTGGAGATCATGAATATTCTTATTGAGTCAAAGGAATTTGAACCACTGGCTTCCGTGGGCTTTACGCATAACCTAAATGAAAAGGATACAGAAAGAATGAACAAGGTTTTAAAATATATCATGCAGAACTTCGCTAAACCAATTTCTTTAAATGAAATTGCAGAAATTGCAAATATGACCCCGCCGGCGTTTTCCGGTTTTTTTAAAAAAAGAACGCAAAAATGCTTTAGTTCATTCTTAAATGAAATACGGATAGGACATGCCTGTAAATTATTGCAGGATCTTGAAATCCCCATCTCAGAGATTTGCTATTTATCAGGTTTTCAAAACTTTACAAATTTCAATAAATTCTTTAAACATTTCACCGGTAAAATCCCTCGGGAATATAGAAAGCATTGTATTGATTTACAAAGTTAA
- a CDS encoding bifunctional 4-hydroxy-2-oxoglutarate aldolase/2-dehydro-3-deoxy-phosphogluconate aldolase yields the protein MKKNKQNLIAAIAHQGVLPLFYCHSVEVSAEIIRLIYKTGIRVVEYTNRGEAALDNFSILKKIQEVEMPDLFLGIGTVKSAQDAENFISAGADFLVAPIVNTDVADLAKQNDLLWIPGCMTPTEIFNAQSLGAQLVKLFPAGVLGTNFLSAVRELFPNMLFMATGGIDLERRNIRSWFRAGVCAIGMGNKLISKKILDEENYNELFNNLYKVINLVTLSR from the coding sequence ATGAAAAAAAATAAACAGAATTTAATCGCAGCTATCGCACATCAGGGGGTTTTGCCACTGTTTTATTGTCATTCTGTGGAGGTAAGCGCTGAAATTATACGACTAATATACAAAACAGGTATAAGGGTGGTCGAATATACTAACAGGGGAGAAGCCGCATTGGACAATTTTTCGATCTTAAAAAAAATACAGGAAGTCGAAATGCCCGATTTATTCCTGGGTATTGGTACCGTCAAATCTGCTCAGGATGCAGAAAACTTTATTTCTGCAGGTGCTGACTTTTTGGTAGCGCCTATTGTCAATACTGATGTAGCGGATTTGGCAAAACAAAATGATTTGTTATGGATACCTGGGTGTATGACGCCTACTGAAATCTTTAATGCCCAGAGTTTAGGGGCCCAATTGGTTAAACTTTTCCCGGCAGGGGTGTTAGGGACTAATTTTTTATCCGCCGTTCGGGAGTTATTCCCGAATATGCTCTTTATGGCTACTGGTGGAATAGATTTGGAACGGAGAAATATTAGATCCTGGTTTCGGGCGGGTGTTTGCGCTATCGGTATGGGTAACAAGTTAATCAGCAAAAAAATACTCGATGAGGAAAACTATAACGAATTATTTAATAATCTATACAAGGTTATAAATCTGGTAACATTATCAAGGTAA
- a CDS encoding sugar kinase, whose translation MINMSKIIIKQADGRILSFGELLLRIMPDTKGRWIEQKNLPFFIGGAELNVASALSLWGMPSAYLTALPLNNVSEQLISHLNEKGIDLSNVLYHGERIGLYFLNNGDDLKHGGAIYDRAHSAYADLHVGQINWEDALNGVGWLHFSAICPALSQNSADICLEALEVAKRKNVTISIDLNYRPKLWQYGKKPTQIMPQLARYADLLMGNLWAFNTMLDIPLSPGFKNAAVENKTAYMNEAESLSKEIIKQYPKCKVVANTFRFDTLNGLIYYSTLFTDDFLCVSTEYNALNIVNKVGSGDCYMAGLIYGFYNGMSAKEVLEFATAAGFTKLFVQGDATDKDVLEIQEAIQNEKK comes from the coding sequence ATGATTAATATGAGCAAAATAATAATAAAACAGGCCGATGGTAGAATATTATCATTTGGCGAACTATTGCTACGTATCATGCCAGACACTAAGGGTCGGTGGATTGAACAAAAAAATCTGCCCTTTTTTATTGGAGGTGCTGAGCTTAATGTAGCTTCTGCTCTCTCTCTTTGGGGCATGCCTTCTGCCTATCTTACCGCATTACCGCTCAATAATGTTTCGGAACAATTAATTAGTCACCTCAATGAAAAAGGCATTGATTTATCTAATGTGCTTTATCACGGTGAAAGAATTGGCCTTTACTTTCTAAACAACGGCGATGACCTGAAACACGGTGGTGCAATATATGATCGCGCTCATAGTGCTTATGCTGATCTCCACGTAGGTCAGATTAATTGGGAGGATGCCTTAAACGGGGTAGGGTGGTTACATTTTAGCGCTATTTGCCCGGCCTTGAGCCAAAATTCAGCTGATATTTGTTTAGAAGCGTTAGAAGTAGCTAAACGTAAAAATGTAACGATTTCTATAGACCTGAATTATCGGCCTAAACTTTGGCAATATGGAAAAAAACCTACACAAATTATGCCTCAGCTTGCCCGGTATGCCGATTTGCTCATGGGTAACCTTTGGGCCTTCAATACCATGTTGGATATCCCTTTAAGTCCGGGATTTAAAAATGCTGCAGTTGAAAATAAAACAGCATATATGAACGAAGCCGAATCTCTATCGAAAGAAATTATTAAGCAATATCCAAAATGCAAGGTTGTGGCCAATACCTTCCGCTTTGATACCCTGAACGGCCTTATTTATTATTCAACACTATTTACGGATGACTTTCTTTGTGTTTCCACGGAATATAATGCACTAAATATTGTAAATAAAGTGGGTAGCGGAGATTGTTATATGGCCGGACTGATTTATGGATTTTATAATGGAATGTCTGCAAAGGAAGTATTGGAATTTGCTACAGCCGCTGGTTTTACAAAATTATTTGTTCAGGGTGATGCAACCGATAAAGATGTTCTGGAAATTCAAGAAGCTATTCAAAATGAAAAAAAATAA
- a CDS encoding ABC transporter permease — protein sequence METIKNYFFADMEVMLGRSMRHIFRSLDTIITVTIMPIAMMMLFVYVLGGAIQTGTGSYVNYLLPGILLIAVANSVGYVSYRLFLDKQRGIFERFHSMPIARSAALWGHVLTSLVSNVMSVVVIVLVALLMGFRSPAGVLSWLAVAGILALFTLALTWIAAIAGLSAKSVDGAGVIAYPIHFLPLISSAFVPTRSMPRPVRAFAENQPVTAIVETIRALLSNQPVGNEIWVALAWCIGIMLVAYAFAMRVYQKRG from the coding sequence ATGGAAACGATAAAGAACTATTTTTTCGCAGATATGGAGGTCATGCTTGGACGTTCCATGCGCCACATCTTTCGCAGCTTGGACACCATCATTACAGTCACCATTATGCCGATTGCGATGATGATGTTGTTCGTTTATGTATTAGGAGGCGCAATTCAAACAGGCACAGGCAGCTATGTGAATTACCTGTTGCCCGGTATACTGCTCATTGCGGTCGCAAACAGTGTTGGCTACGTATCTTACCGCCTATTCTTAGATAAGCAAAGGGGCATATTCGAGCGTTTTCACTCTATGCCAATTGCGCGCTCGGCTGCGCTGTGGGGGCATGTGCTGACTTCGCTTGTATCCAATGTGATGTCGGTTGTCGTGATCGTTCTCGTGGCGCTCCTGATGGGCTTTCGCTCACCGGCTGGGGTATTGTCATGGCTTGCCGTGGCTGGCATACTCGCGTTATTTACGCTGGCTTTGACATGGATTGCAGCGATTGCCGGATTGTCCGCAAAATCAGTGGATGGCGCGGGTGTAATTGCTTATCCCATCCACTTCCTGCCGTTAATCAGCTCTGCATTTGTGCCTACCAGGTCCATGCCGCGCCCGGTTCGCGCTTTCGCGGAAAATCAGCCGGTGACCGCGATAGTGGAAACCATCCGCGCGCTGCTTTCAAACCAACCGGTAGGTAATGAAATATGGGTAGCTCTTGCCTGGTGCATAGGAATTATGCTCGTGGCTTATGCCTTTGCAATGAGGGTATATCAAAAACGGGGATAA
- a CDS encoding ABC transporter ATP-binding protein, with protein MQNNSIQVKGLHKSYKQLYVLKGVDFEVEKGSIFALLGSNGAGKTTIVKILTTLLKQDRGIVTVNGFDVASKPNSVRQSISLAGQFVAVDEILTGRENLIMIARLRHLKNSRQLADDLLNRFGLGNAADRRVSTYSGGMHRRLDIAMSLVGDPPIIFLDEPTTGLDPEVRIEFWRIVKALAGNGTTVFLTTQYLDEAEQIADRIAILHQGKIIVSDTLVELKKRFPPAKIEYIEKQPTLEDIFLSIIGKKEEN; from the coding sequence ATGCAAAACAATTCAATTCAAGTTAAAGGGCTGCATAAGTCCTATAAGCAGCTTTATGTGCTGAAGGGTGTAGATTTCGAGGTGGAAAAAGGTAGCATTTTCGCTTTGCTTGGCTCTAACGGCGCAGGCAAAACAACGATTGTCAAGATCCTCACCACGCTGCTGAAACAAGACAGGGGAATCGTTACTGTAAACGGATTCGATGTGGCGTCAAAGCCCAACAGCGTGCGACAGTCGATCAGCCTGGCCGGGCAATTTGTCGCCGTAGACGAGATATTGACAGGGCGGGAAAACCTGATCATGATTGCCCGGCTGCGGCATCTCAAAAATTCACGCCAGCTCGCGGACGATCTGCTGAACCGTTTTGGGCTGGGCAATGCCGCTGACCGTAGGGTTTCCACCTATTCTGGCGGTATGCACCGCAGACTCGACATCGCCATGAGCCTTGTAGGAGATCCGCCAATCATTTTCCTCGACGAACCGACCACTGGGCTTGACCCCGAGGTGCGTATCGAGTTCTGGAGGATCGTCAAAGCGCTTGCAGGAAACGGTACAACGGTCTTCCTGACCACCCAATATCTGGACGAAGCTGAACAGATCGCCGATCGGATTGCTATTCTTCATCAGGGTAAGATCATCGTGAGCGACACGTTAGTGGAGCTGAAAAAGCGGTTTCCACCCGCAAAAATTGAATATATTGAAAAACAGCCTACGTTGGAGGATATATTTCTTTCAATTATCGGCAAAAAGGAGGAAAATTAA
- a CDS encoding pentapeptide repeat-containing protein, with amino-acid sequence MEMKMIGSKIAEARKKINISQAELAERLFISPQAVGKWERGESIPDIITVNRLAEIFGVDLNYFSGNAPSAADETAFKMASDGIAGIEQTGAQATNESGSQELMNFSGSNLQGSDFSGVTAPKRKFNGSALRGADFSGADLTGSSFVGSDISETNFDRTNLTDCTFSANDLAGASFNETILVRTQFRSSALNDAKFTNASLIDVMLTKTDLRKTVFQNCVFNGVVFKYSDLSGVCFDKQTFTGVKFQSTSLHEATFHGATLRNVSFRATYALTNRFYRTLQTIRFDGATMDKLTYAALKGVGVDLSKVTII; translated from the coding sequence ATGGAAATGAAGATGATCGGTAGCAAAATTGCCGAAGCACGAAAAAAGATAAATATTTCTCAGGCAGAACTGGCTGAACGCTTATTTATTAGCCCGCAGGCCGTTGGGAAATGGGAACGCGGGGAGTCAATCCCGGACATTATTACGGTTAACCGCCTCGCTGAAATTTTTGGTGTTGACCTGAATTATTTTTCAGGAAACGCTCCATCCGCAGCCGATGAAACAGCTTTTAAAATGGCCAGCGACGGCATTGCCGGCATAGAACAAACGGGAGCGCAGGCTACGAACGAGTCGGGTTCACAGGAGCTAATGAACTTCAGCGGGAGCAACCTGCAGGGGAGTGACTTCTCGGGCGTTACCGCACCTAAACGGAAATTTAATGGAAGTGCGCTGCGTGGCGCTGATTTTTCAGGCGCGGATCTGACAGGCAGCTCATTTGTGGGCAGCGATATAAGTGAAACTAATTTCGATCGGACGAACCTGACAGATTGCACTTTTTCTGCCAATGACCTTGCAGGAGCGAGCTTTAATGAGACCATCCTCGTACGCACCCAATTCCGCAGTTCGGCGTTGAACGATGCAAAATTCACCAATGCCTCATTGATCGACGTTATGCTGACCAAGACCGATCTCAGGAAAACGGTCTTTCAAAACTGTGTCTTTAACGGCGTGGTTTTTAAATATTCCGATCTTAGCGGAGTATGCTTTGATAAGCAAACTTTTACCGGCGTTAAATTTCAAAGCACGTCGCTGCATGAAGCTACATTTCATGGCGCAACACTCCGGAATGTATCTTTTCGCGCCACCTATGCCTTAACGAACCGGTTTTACCGTACACTCCAAACCATCCGTTTTGACGGGGCCACGATGGATAAGCTGACCTATGCCGCACTCAAAGGCGTAGGGGTTGATCTGTCAAAAGTTACAATTATATAA